In the Lentisphaera araneosa HTCC2155 genome, one interval contains:
- a CDS encoding 3-keto-disaccharide hydrolase, whose product MKLILTKLFCFSLFAGGLIAADKNVNEASEPKVQSKESINLIADNSLKAWKVTSSLWSISDNVIIGDTGKEKPQKPEWLYTKQKFGDFLFTSEFKLTGSIAPNSGIYYRVKPFIFDRIKKKGAFEVASGYEYDLSYNKFLGSLGDWYARPSLRIFPDNKITAQLIKKNDWNRATIRAKSNRLEYWLNGVKIMDFIDHDPKASQSGVIGLQIHDGALMKIEFRKMHILPL is encoded by the coding sequence ATGAAACTAATACTGACTAAATTATTTTGCTTTTCATTATTTGCCGGCGGTCTCATAGCGGCTGACAAAAACGTCAATGAAGCTAGTGAACCCAAAGTACAGAGTAAAGAGTCTATTAACCTCATAGCAGATAATTCTCTGAAGGCATGGAAAGTGACTTCGTCACTTTGGTCAATCTCTGATAATGTTATCATCGGTGACACAGGAAAAGAAAAACCTCAAAAGCCCGAGTGGCTGTACACTAAACAAAAATTTGGTGATTTTCTTTTTACTAGCGAATTCAAACTCACAGGAAGTATCGCTCCCAATAGCGGCATTTATTATCGAGTAAAACCCTTCATTTTTGATCGCATCAAGAAAAAAGGAGCTTTTGAAGTGGCCTCTGGCTACGAGTATGACCTCTCTTATAACAAGTTCTTAGGATCCCTAGGTGATTGGTATGCCCGCCCTTCCTTACGTATTTTTCCAGATAATAAGATAACAGCTCAATTGATCAAAAAGAACGACTGGAATCGCGCAACTATTCGTGCGAAATCTAATCGCTTAGAATACTGGTTAAATGGAGTCAAAATAATGGATTTTATTGATCATGACCCCAAGGCTTCACAGTCGGGAGTAATCGGCTTACAAATTCACGATGGCGCATTAATGAAAATTGAATTTCGAAAGATGCATATTCTCCCTCTTTAA
- a CDS encoding pseudouridine synthase, whose protein sequence is MSKLIPSKVWLPKESHHQNYLDFFCETFPQISRDTWAKRFTEGKITTTQEETLNAKAPYCGDQHLIYYREVENEKVIPFQEQILYEDENLLLVDKPHFLPIHPAGPYVKETLVYRLRESQNNPDISPLHRIDRLTAGLVFFSKKVSIRKDYQLLFENRLVEKTYHAISAGPAPDQGYWHLKNRIEAGEPWFLSAIKEGKANSESYINVIEAKDNLVKFELKPISGKKHQLRVHLASIGYPILHDPLYPSFVEKPPDNYEKPMQLLAQSIAFTDPFSKKRHSFQSQLKLLF, encoded by the coding sequence TTGAGTAAATTAATCCCCTCAAAAGTCTGGCTCCCCAAAGAGAGTCATCACCAAAACTACCTCGACTTCTTCTGTGAAACCTTTCCTCAAATCTCTCGTGATACGTGGGCGAAACGCTTTACGGAAGGCAAGATCACCACAACTCAAGAAGAAACTCTAAATGCTAAGGCGCCTTATTGTGGTGATCAGCACCTTATCTATTATCGAGAAGTCGAAAATGAAAAAGTCATCCCCTTTCAGGAACAAATTCTTTACGAAGACGAAAACCTACTACTCGTCGACAAGCCACACTTCCTCCCCATCCATCCCGCTGGTCCCTATGTAAAAGAAACCTTGGTCTACCGCTTGCGAGAATCGCAAAATAATCCCGACATCTCCCCTCTTCATCGCATTGACCGACTGACGGCAGGCCTCGTATTCTTTAGTAAAAAAGTAAGCATCCGTAAAGATTACCAACTGCTTTTTGAAAATCGCCTAGTCGAAAAAACTTACCATGCCATCTCTGCGGGACCTGCTCCAGACCAAGGCTACTGGCACCTTAAAAACCGTATCGAAGCTGGTGAGCCTTGGTTCCTAAGTGCAATCAAAGAAGGCAAAGCCAACAGCGAATCATACATCAATGTGATCGAAGCTAAGGACAACTTAGTTAAATTCGAACTCAAGCCTATTTCGGGAAAAAAACATCAACTCCGCGTACATCTCGCCTCAATCGGCTACCCGATCTTGCATGACCCCCTCTACCCCAGCTTCGTCGAGAAACCACCTGATAACTATGAAAAGCCCATGCAACTACTCGCTCAATCTATCGCCTTCACTGACCCCTTTAGCAAAAAACGTCACTCATTCCAATCCCAACTTAAACTGCTCTTTTAA
- a CDS encoding exodeoxyribonuclease III, with translation MSVKLISWNVNGIRAVEKKGFVDLMQSWDADVICLQETKAHKEQLSDELINIGNYTSYWHSGEKKGYSSVAIYSRIEPIRVIEGLGIEEFDREGRVIIAEYSDFYLFGVYFPNAQAELKRIDYRLEFGDALIEQLKEKYSDKACVLCGDFNVAHKAIDLKNPKANEKNPGYSIQERNWMDKFLAAGHVDTFRMFNQNPDEYSWWSYRGGARSRNVGWRIDYFCVSESARDRVLDAGIMQEVLGSDHCPVSIELESSQG, from the coding sequence ATGAGTGTGAAACTAATTTCATGGAATGTCAATGGCATTCGAGCCGTTGAAAAAAAGGGCTTCGTAGATTTGATGCAAAGCTGGGATGCGGATGTGATTTGCCTCCAGGAAACTAAAGCTCACAAAGAGCAGTTAAGTGATGAGCTCATCAATATTGGCAATTATACTTCCTATTGGCATTCGGGTGAGAAAAAAGGCTATTCAAGTGTGGCAATTTATAGTCGAATTGAGCCGATTCGCGTCATCGAAGGTTTAGGAATCGAAGAATTTGATCGTGAAGGGCGCGTGATTATTGCGGAATATAGCGATTTCTATCTATTTGGCGTCTACTTCCCCAATGCTCAGGCTGAATTGAAACGGATTGATTATCGCTTAGAGTTTGGCGATGCATTGATTGAGCAACTCAAAGAAAAGTATAGCGATAAAGCCTGTGTTTTATGCGGGGATTTCAATGTCGCTCACAAAGCTATTGACTTGAAGAACCCGAAGGCTAATGAAAAGAACCCTGGTTACTCCATCCAAGAGCGCAATTGGATGGACAAGTTTTTGGCTGCAGGTCATGTGGATACTTTTCGAATGTTCAATCAAAATCCGGATGAGTATTCTTGGTGGTCCTACCGCGGTGGAGCAAGAAGCCGAAATGTGGGTTGGCGCATTGATTACTTCTGTGTGAGTGAAAGTGCTCGTGATCGAGTTCTTGATGCAGGCATCATGCAGGAAGTCTTAGGTTCGGATCACTGTCCAGTGAGCATCGAGCTAGAGAGCTCTCAGGGCTGA
- a CDS encoding class II glutamine amidotransferase yields the protein MCQLLAMNCNTPTDICFSFDGFAQRGGLTDEHSDGWGISFFEESACRSFHDTLPAIESPIAQLVKNYPIKSLNVIAHIRQANIGAVELKNTQPYLRELWGQQWVYAHNGDLWGYKFSGGVPTQPIGDSDSEMAFCDLLNRFRELSPTHEPELKSIYDCLKSFCEEAAKFGTFNLVLSNGKYIFAHCTTHLCYIIRQAPFSEAHLSDKDLSINFSAVTTKKDRVAIIATEPLTDNEEWTQFEKGQLLVFKDGKVLDLE from the coding sequence ATGTGCCAATTACTTGCAATGAATTGCAACACTCCAACAGACATCTGCTTTTCCTTCGACGGCTTTGCCCAACGCGGCGGACTTACTGACGAGCATAGTGATGGCTGGGGCATCTCGTTTTTTGAAGAAAGTGCCTGTAGAAGCTTTCACGATACCTTACCAGCTATTGAATCACCAATTGCACAGCTCGTCAAAAACTACCCCATCAAATCCCTCAATGTTATCGCCCATATTCGCCAAGCCAACATAGGCGCTGTCGAATTAAAAAACACCCAACCTTACCTGCGAGAACTTTGGGGGCAACAATGGGTTTATGCTCATAATGGCGACTTGTGGGGTTATAAATTTTCTGGAGGAGTCCCCACTCAACCCATTGGTGATTCAGACTCCGAAATGGCTTTCTGTGATCTGCTTAATCGCTTCCGAGAACTCAGCCCGACTCACGAGCCAGAACTCAAGAGTATTTACGATTGCCTAAAATCATTTTGTGAAGAAGCTGCTAAGTTCGGCACCTTCAATCTCGTGCTTTCCAACGGCAAATACATTTTTGCTCATTGCACCACTCATTTGTGCTATATTATTCGACAAGCACCCTTTAGCGAGGCGCACCTGAGCGATAAAGATTTGAGCATTAATTTCTCTGCTGTGACGACAAAAAAAGATCGAGTTGCGATTATCGCAACCGAACCACTTACCGATAACGAAGAATGGACCCAGTTCGAAAAGGGCCAACTTCTAGTTTTCAAAGACGGGAAGGTATTAGACCTTGAGTAA
- the rlmB gene encoding 23S rRNA (guanosine(2251)-2'-O)-methyltransferase RlmB → MSRFQKRGSRFGTDDNESRANRHAQGGRPLLKQEDELESFLESKKTPFVLILDGVQDPHNLGACIRTANGAGVDAVIIPKDNAAPITDTVMSVSCGGASNTAIFRVVNIARTMEKLKKIGVWIAGTSDKADQDLYNSDLKGPVALVMGSEGKGMRRLTEEKCDFLLTIPMGGTVPCLNVSVATGVCLYEIVRQRAES, encoded by the coding sequence ATGAGTCGTTTTCAAAAACGTGGATCGCGCTTTGGTACGGATGACAATGAGAGTCGTGCGAACCGCCATGCACAGGGTGGACGCCCACTTTTAAAACAAGAAGATGAATTAGAGAGTTTCTTAGAAAGTAAAAAGACTCCTTTTGTCTTAATTTTAGATGGAGTCCAAGATCCGCACAATCTTGGCGCGTGTATACGTACCGCTAATGGGGCGGGCGTCGATGCCGTGATTATCCCCAAAGATAATGCGGCACCCATTACTGATACAGTTATGTCTGTTAGTTGTGGGGGAGCCTCCAATACAGCTATCTTTCGCGTTGTGAACATTGCTCGGACAATGGAAAAGCTGAAAAAGATTGGTGTGTGGATTGCCGGGACATCAGATAAAGCAGATCAAGATTTATACAATTCTGACTTGAAAGGCCCAGTTGCCTTGGTGATGGGATCAGAAGGGAAGGGTATGAGAAGGCTCACGGAAGAGAAATGCGATTTTTTACTGACTATCCCTATGGGAGGTACAGTGCCCTGCTTAAATGTATCTGTTGCTACAGGTGTATGTTTATACGAAATTGTTCGCCAAAGAGCCGAAAGCTGA
- the thrC gene encoding threonine synthase, translated as MKYRSTRGQTDELPFMDAILTGQAPDGGLFLPSELPDFSDKLDSWRDLSYTELAFEIMSVFANDIPQDDLKEIIEKAYSTFRDDEITPLAPAGKNLILELFHGPTLAFKDVALQFLGRLFDYILEQRDLKLNILAATSGDTGSAAIYGLKDSERVHVFVMHPHNRTSKIQAMQMCTVNQKNIHNIAVEGSFDDCQGMMKDIFNQLDFKKQYDLGAVNSVNWGRLLAQTVYYFYAYFRATENNQQKLSFSVPTGNFGDIFAGYLAAKMGLPIKKLYLATNENDVLCRAFDTGIYKKGTVHHSVSPSMDIQLASNFERYLFYSCGQDATKLRSLMEEFKAKGELHYDISCELIEAKRCDTETTLATIKNYSEENDYVLDPHTATGVHVADLLAPDEQIVCLATAHSGKFPESIKLACGEVIGNHPILDALSEDDMKYQVADAHTETIKSIIVKTLEEA; from the coding sequence ATGAAGTACAGAAGTACACGTGGTCAAACTGATGAGCTCCCATTCATGGACGCCATCCTCACTGGCCAAGCTCCAGATGGCGGTTTATTCCTACCCTCTGAGCTTCCCGACTTTTCCGATAAACTCGATAGCTGGAGAGACCTCAGCTATACTGAACTGGCTTTCGAAATCATGTCTGTTTTCGCCAATGATATCCCCCAGGATGATCTTAAGGAAATTATTGAAAAAGCTTACAGTACTTTTCGTGATGATGAAATCACCCCATTAGCTCCTGCAGGCAAAAACCTCATCCTCGAACTTTTCCATGGCCCCACACTTGCTTTTAAAGATGTAGCACTACAATTTCTCGGCCGACTTTTTGACTATATTCTCGAACAACGCGACCTCAAACTTAATATTCTCGCTGCCACTTCTGGCGACACCGGTAGTGCTGCTATTTATGGCCTAAAAGATTCTGAGCGCGTTCATGTTTTTGTCATGCACCCCCATAATCGCACAAGTAAAATCCAAGCTATGCAAATGTGTACTGTGAATCAAAAAAACATTCACAACATTGCCGTTGAAGGTAGCTTTGATGATTGCCAAGGGATGATGAAGGACATCTTCAACCAACTCGATTTCAAGAAGCAATACGACTTAGGTGCTGTAAACTCAGTGAACTGGGGACGTTTGCTCGCACAAACTGTTTACTATTTCTACGCTTATTTCCGTGCCACTGAAAACAATCAGCAAAAACTTAGTTTCTCAGTCCCCACGGGTAACTTTGGCGATATTTTTGCCGGCTACCTCGCTGCAAAAATGGGCCTACCCATTAAGAAACTTTATCTTGCAACAAACGAGAACGATGTTCTCTGTCGTGCTTTCGATACTGGCATCTACAAAAAAGGCACCGTTCACCACAGTGTGAGTCCATCGATGGATATTCAGTTGGCCAGTAATTTTGAACGCTACCTTTTTTATAGCTGTGGCCAAGACGCTACAAAACTCAGATCTCTCATGGAAGAATTTAAAGCTAAAGGTGAACTTCATTACGATATCAGTTGCGAGCTCATCGAGGCTAAACGCTGTGATACCGAAACAACCTTAGCCACTATCAAAAATTATAGCGAAGAGAATGATTACGTCTTAGATCCTCATACAGCAACAGGTGTTCACGTCGCTGATCTCTTAGCCCCAGATGAGCAAATTGTCTGCTTAGCTACGGCTCATTCAGGCAAATTCCCCGAGTCAATCAAACTCGCCTGTGGCGAAGTCATTGGCAACCACCCCATTTTAGATGCTCTTAGCGAAGACGACATGAAATATCAAGTCGCAGATGCGCACACAGAGACAATTAAATCAATCATCGTTAAAACCCTCGAGGAAGCATAG
- a CDS encoding sigma-70 family RNA polymerase sigma factor — MGLYQESIKSYMQSIATLPLVSVEDEIELAKLIEAGSEDAREKLIIANLKLVVKIAHDYKSLGVPLADLISEGNIGLMKAVEKFRPGHGAKFSSYGAWWIKQAIRRAVAEQGRVIRIPVQSAVKIRKIHHEAMLLAEKLGRVPSMEEVAEATGFSVRSVRGMSVASTAPAVSLNTTLKTGEEGVLEDVIPDTLLKLPGDNMNETDVKQVLLEVIDSKLTEREQMIIKMRYGLDGHQQKTLEELSDMVGRTRERVRQIQYQALRKLYAHLDSDILASLQS; from the coding sequence ATGGGGCTCTATCAAGAAAGTATTAAAAGTTACATGCAAAGCATTGCGACTTTGCCTTTGGTCTCAGTTGAAGATGAGATTGAATTAGCCAAATTAATTGAAGCTGGTTCTGAGGATGCCCGTGAAAAACTGATTATTGCCAATCTAAAATTAGTTGTGAAGATTGCGCACGATTATAAATCACTTGGTGTTCCCTTGGCCGATTTAATTTCAGAAGGTAACATTGGTTTAATGAAAGCTGTGGAAAAATTTAGACCTGGTCATGGTGCTAAGTTTTCTTCCTATGGTGCTTGGTGGATTAAGCAAGCGATTCGTCGTGCCGTTGCTGAGCAGGGTCGCGTCATTCGCATACCCGTACAGTCAGCCGTTAAGATTCGTAAAATTCATCATGAAGCCATGTTGCTAGCTGAAAAATTGGGTCGAGTTCCTTCAATGGAAGAAGTTGCTGAAGCAACAGGTTTTTCAGTACGTTCTGTGCGAGGCATGTCTGTAGCATCAACTGCTCCTGCGGTATCACTGAATACAACTTTGAAGACTGGAGAAGAAGGTGTTTTAGAGGATGTGATTCCCGATACACTTCTTAAGCTGCCAGGCGATAATATGAATGAGACTGACGTGAAACAAGTTTTATTAGAGGTTATTGACTCGAAGTTAACTGAGCGCGAGCAAATGATTATTAAGATGCGTTACGGTTTAGATGGCCATCAGCAAAAGACTTTAGAAGAACTCAGTGATATGGTCGGAAGAACGCGTGAACGTGTTCGCCAAATCCAGTATCAAGCACTCAGAAAACTTTATGCGCATTTAGATTCAGATATTTTGGCTTCATTACAAAGTTAA
- a CDS encoding homoserine dehydrogenase has protein sequence MKEIKIGLLGLGTVASGLVNAIADTKELLAKRNNYSLSIAGIAVRDLNAKRACEVDSSILTTDTFSIVNNPEVDIVLELIGGTTLAYDLVKKALENGKSVVSANKALIAAHGEELFKLAEDNKTAIFFEAAVAGGIPIIKALKESLAGNHVTSISGILNGTCNYILTQMQENDQSFEDALQGATDLGYAEADPSLDIDGDDTAQKTAILASLAYGTWFGTDAIEIKGIRGISLSDIQYAKESGYSIKLLGSYTLNAKGAVALSTECTLVREDSMLGNVKGAFNAVELEGDLLGPGMLYGQGAGQKPTASSVFADLIEAGSQFCNGTLGQQQKMIFCDKAEFIPQEEQSSPFYLRLMLEDCPAVFGKVALILGEHGISMDSVLQKAEASADGVKPVVIQTHEVSVKAMKEAVAEIQASEYVHEQVILYPIKG, from the coding sequence ATGAAAGAAATTAAAATCGGCCTCTTAGGTCTAGGTACAGTTGCAAGCGGACTTGTTAACGCAATTGCCGACACAAAAGAACTTCTTGCAAAAAGAAACAATTACTCACTCAGTATTGCGGGTATCGCAGTGCGTGACCTCAATGCCAAACGCGCTTGCGAAGTTGATAGCTCAATCCTTACGACTGACACCTTTTCTATCGTCAATAACCCAGAAGTTGATATTGTTCTCGAGTTAATCGGCGGCACAACTTTAGCTTATGACCTCGTTAAAAAAGCGCTCGAAAATGGTAAATCAGTTGTCTCGGCCAACAAAGCCCTCATTGCGGCTCATGGCGAAGAGCTCTTTAAATTAGCTGAAGACAACAAAACAGCTATCTTCTTTGAAGCCGCAGTTGCGGGTGGCATCCCGATTATCAAGGCGCTCAAAGAAAGTCTTGCGGGCAATCACGTCACTTCAATCTCTGGTATCCTCAACGGAACATGTAACTATATCCTCACTCAGATGCAAGAAAATGATCAGTCCTTTGAAGATGCACTCCAAGGTGCTACTGACCTCGGCTATGCCGAAGCTGACCCCTCTCTTGACATCGATGGCGATGACACAGCGCAAAAAACTGCGATCCTCGCAAGTCTAGCATACGGTACATGGTTCGGAACAGATGCTATCGAGATCAAAGGTATTCGTGGCATCAGCCTCAGCGATATCCAATATGCTAAAGAATCGGGCTACAGCATTAAGCTGCTCGGTTCCTACACACTCAACGCAAAAGGTGCTGTTGCTCTCTCTACTGAATGTACACTCGTTCGTGAAGACAGCATGCTTGGCAATGTAAAAGGTGCTTTCAATGCCGTGGAACTCGAAGGTGACTTACTCGGTCCAGGTATGCTTTACGGTCAAGGTGCAGGTCAAAAACCCACTGCGAGCTCTGTATTTGCTGACCTCATTGAAGCGGGAAGCCAATTCTGCAATGGCACACTCGGCCAGCAACAAAAAATGATCTTCTGCGACAAAGCTGAATTCATCCCTCAAGAAGAGCAAAGTTCACCTTTCTACCTGAGACTCATGCTTGAGGACTGCCCTGCCGTATTCGGCAAAGTGGCACTCATCTTAGGTGAACATGGCATTTCTATGGATTCTGTCCTTCAAAAAGCTGAAGCTAGTGCCGATGGCGTTAAACCAGTTGTGATTCAAACTCACGAAGTTTCCGTCAAAGCAATGAAAGAAGCTGTTGCAGAAATCCAAGCTTCTGAATACGTTCACGAACAAGTTATCCTCTATCCCATCAAAGGATAA
- the gshA gene encoding glutamate--cysteine ligase, giving the protein MDWLKLLNKLSESAALDSSNKGLEREALRFVKGGRMALGSHPEAYGSALCHSSITTDFSEALLELVTPIFDKSDDLIHFLSNLHYFIHKNLPEGENLWSSSMPCDLVDDIPIAEYGPSGAGEFRKVYRRGLSYRYGKKMQTIAGLHFNFSPSEDFWTNLAKIKESENDQDFRSQHYFSLLRNFRSYNWFVNYLFGASPAFHESFSELVDSELKEKIGPETYCMPEAVSVRMSDAGYTTSRQGNLNISVNTLDEYTEGLQKAVTETDEQWAKLPKVDDEGPTQLTDNFLQAEFEYYSTIRPKPNPKNPRRPLVALKQDGVEYIEVRTLDINPFEPLGICKAQIDFMEVFLYYLICKESSPETDKSRECSRDNLMRVTVQGRKKDLRLRCPQNDEFDLHKACTRIFYDLKKVADILDKSRKTKDFSQAIAEIEKRLTKPELLPSNRVIQALENESFLGLTEALSEQHQQSFKNFDADANLQAAFQEASTLSLEKQKEIEREGPDYPTYLKQFLNMD; this is encoded by the coding sequence ATGGATTGGCTTAAGCTTTTGAACAAGCTTTCAGAATCAGCTGCTTTAGACAGCTCAAACAAGGGACTCGAGAGGGAGGCACTTCGTTTCGTCAAGGGCGGGCGTATGGCTCTAGGTTCTCACCCAGAAGCCTATGGCTCTGCCCTCTGCCACAGTTCAATTACAACCGATTTTTCTGAAGCCTTGCTCGAATTAGTCACACCTATTTTTGATAAGAGCGACGATCTCATCCATTTCCTTAGTAATCTACATTATTTTATTCACAAAAACTTACCTGAAGGCGAAAACCTTTGGTCTTCATCCATGCCATGCGACTTAGTAGATGACATTCCGATTGCTGAATATGGACCTTCGGGTGCTGGCGAATTCCGTAAAGTTTATCGCCGTGGCCTTTCCTACCGCTATGGAAAAAAAATGCAGACAATTGCTGGTCTTCATTTCAATTTCTCTCCTAGTGAAGATTTTTGGACAAACCTCGCCAAGATTAAAGAAAGCGAAAATGATCAAGATTTCCGATCACAGCACTACTTTTCTTTATTGAGAAACTTCCGATCCTATAACTGGTTCGTCAACTACCTCTTTGGTGCTTCTCCAGCCTTTCACGAGAGCTTCAGTGAACTTGTGGACTCAGAATTAAAAGAAAAAATCGGGCCCGAGACCTACTGCATGCCAGAAGCTGTTTCCGTTCGCATGAGTGATGCAGGATACACGACCTCACGCCAAGGCAACCTCAACATCTCAGTCAACACCCTGGACGAATACACCGAGGGCTTACAGAAAGCCGTTACCGAAACTGATGAACAATGGGCTAAGTTACCCAAAGTTGATGATGAAGGTCCAACTCAATTGACCGACAATTTCCTCCAAGCTGAATTTGAGTATTACTCGACGATTCGACCCAAGCCAAACCCAAAAAATCCCCGTCGACCCCTAGTCGCTTTAAAACAAGATGGAGTCGAGTATATCGAAGTTCGCACCCTGGACATCAACCCTTTTGAACCGCTGGGCATTTGCAAAGCACAAATTGATTTCATGGAAGTTTTCCTCTATTACCTCATCTGCAAAGAAAGCTCTCCCGAAACTGATAAATCCCGTGAATGCTCACGCGACAATCTCATGCGAGTCACTGTCCAAGGACGAAAAAAAGACCTGCGTTTGCGCTGCCCGCAAAATGACGAATTCGATCTCCATAAAGCCTGCACAAGGATTTTCTATGACCTCAAGAAAGTCGCCGATATCCTTGATAAAAGCCGCAAGACTAAAGATTTCAGCCAAGCCATCGCAGAAATAGAAAAACGTCTCACAAAGCCAGAGTTACTTCCTTCAAATCGCGTTATTCAAGCCTTAGAAAATGAGAGCTTCTTAGGTTTAACCGAAGCACTCTCTGAGCAACATCAACAATCGTTCAAAAACTTTGATGCCGATGCTAACTTGCAAGCCGCTTTCCAAGAGGCTTCTACCCTGTCCCTTGAAAAACAAAAAGAAATTGAGCGTGAAGGCCCAGACTACCCAACTTACCTCAAACAATTTCTAAACATGGATTAA
- a CDS encoding serine/threonine-protein kinase — translation MLIKLRCSKCMRKVSAEDDLLGKKVLCPACNSVIPLPSPQFGFGKQIKGYAIEQWLGAGNCGEVYLAKQIAMNRHVALKVMKASEDLIEEDKKRFLQEAQILAQLNHPNIVPVYDAGSAEDCHYMAMGYVNGQTLEEVIKETQSLKEVDALKLTLKLVQGLRYAWDEFGILHRDIKPANIMINQNHDIKIMDMGIAKNTHQDANITQTSHLVGTPYFMSTEQAQAHQDLDFRTDLYSVGCTLYNMIVGDVPFKGGTIMEIMEHKFADKVVPPKELRPYISKSTDKLILEMIASNKDKRPKSYDDLEAKLEKCLRVAEKRKQVSDDNKQSKVIKAVVIPLVLIIVILVIVLAL, via the coding sequence ATGCTAATCAAATTACGTTGCAGCAAGTGCATGAGGAAGGTCTCTGCCGAAGATGATTTACTAGGGAAAAAAGTACTTTGCCCTGCATGTAATTCGGTTATTCCTTTGCCCTCGCCACAATTTGGTTTTGGTAAACAGATTAAAGGCTATGCCATTGAGCAATGGCTTGGTGCGGGTAACTGCGGCGAAGTTTATTTAGCAAAGCAGATCGCGATGAATCGTCATGTGGCGCTAAAAGTGATGAAAGCTTCGGAAGATTTGATTGAAGAAGATAAGAAGCGCTTTTTGCAAGAAGCGCAAATTTTGGCGCAGCTTAATCACCCTAATATTGTCCCTGTTTATGATGCGGGAAGTGCAGAAGATTGTCATTATATGGCGATGGGTTATGTGAATGGTCAGACTCTAGAAGAAGTCATTAAAGAAACTCAATCACTTAAAGAAGTTGACGCACTTAAGTTGACCTTGAAATTGGTTCAAGGTTTGCGCTACGCTTGGGATGAGTTTGGGATTTTGCACCGCGATATTAAACCGGCGAATATCATGATTAATCAAAATCACGATATCAAGATTATGGATATGGGTATTGCTAAAAACACTCATCAGGATGCTAATATAACTCAAACAAGTCATTTGGTTGGCACACCTTATTTTATGAGTACAGAGCAGGCTCAAGCCCATCAAGACCTTGATTTTCGGACGGATTTATATTCCGTAGGTTGTACGCTGTATAATATGATTGTGGGGGATGTTCCTTTTAAAGGTGGTACCATTATGGAAATTATGGAACATAAGTTCGCCGATAAAGTAGTTCCCCCAAAAGAGCTGCGTCCCTATATCAGCAAGAGTACCGATAAATTAATTTTGGAAATGATTGCATCCAATAAGGATAAACGCCCAAAGTCTTACGATGATTTAGAAGCTAAGCTCGAAAAATGTCTACGAGTCGCAGAAAAGCGCAAGCAAGTAAGTGATGACAATAAGCAAAGCAAGGTGATCAAGGCTGTAGTGATTCCGCTCGTCCTTATTATCGTCATTCTTGTTATTGTTTTAGCACTTTAA
- a CDS encoding SLOG family protein — protein sequence MKLIIAGGRHYHLTPSDYEQLLQITGIKTVICGGATGVDADAKQWAEQQGIPVKVFEADWQSYGKMAGPLRNRQMADYADALAVFPGGKGTDSMFEEARKRDLKIFDFRPNAQLHFDFNTEDDS from the coding sequence ATGAAATTAATTATCGCAGGCGGTCGTCATTACCATCTCACTCCAAGTGACTACGAACAACTGCTGCAAATCACAGGAATTAAAACTGTCATTTGTGGTGGAGCCACCGGCGTTGACGCAGACGCGAAGCAATGGGCTGAGCAGCAAGGAATCCCCGTGAAAGTTTTTGAAGCTGATTGGCAAAGTTATGGTAAAATGGCTGGCCCACTGCGCAATCGTCAAATGGCTGATTATGCCGATGCTCTTGCTGTTTTCCCCGGTGGCAAGGGAACTGACTCTATGTTTGAGGAAGCTCGAAAAAGAGACCTCAAAATCTTTGATTTTCGACCCAATGCACAACTCCATTTTGATTTTAACACCGAGGATGATTCATGA